The Pseudorhodobacter turbinis genome contains a region encoding:
- the fmt gene encoding methionyl-tRNA formyltransferase codes for MRVIFMGTPDFSVPVLEALAEKHEVVAVYSQPPRPAGRGKKDRPSPVHQRAEALGLPVHTPASLRNEEAAKTFADLGADVAVVVAYGLILPQNILDMPQHGCLNIHASLLPRWRGAAPIHRAIMAGDKATGVCIMQMEAGLDTGPVLLRAQTPIDATETTQDLHDRLSTMGAGLIVDALDELPSLTPTQQPDAGVTYAAKIDKAEARVDWSQPAETVDRQIRGLSPFPGAWCDVAGERVKLLRSRLGNGQGAPGQVLDGFTVACGSGAVEILTAQREGKRPAEAQDILRGFSLPERLS; via the coding sequence ATGCGCGTGATTTTCATGGGAACCCCGGATTTTTCCGTTCCGGTGCTTGAGGCGCTGGCCGAAAAGCATGAGGTGGTCGCCGTCTATTCCCAACCGCCCCGCCCCGCCGGACGCGGCAAGAAAGACCGCCCCTCGCCCGTGCATCAACGCGCCGAAGCGCTTGGCCTGCCCGTTCATACCCCCGCCTCATTGCGCAATGAAGAAGCCGCGAAAACCTTTGCCGATCTGGGTGCCGATGTGGCCGTGGTGGTGGCTTACGGGTTGATATTGCCGCAAAACATTCTGGATATGCCGCAGCATGGCTGCCTCAATATCCACGCCTCGCTTTTGCCGCGCTGGCGTGGGGCGGCCCCGATCCACCGCGCAATTATGGCCGGCGATAAGGCGACCGGCGTTTGCATCATGCAAATGGAGGCGGGGCTGGACACCGGTCCCGTGCTGCTGCGCGCGCAAACCCCCATCGACGCCACAGAGACCACCCAAGACCTTCACGATCGCCTATCCACTATGGGGGCCGGACTGATTGTAGATGCATTGGATGAACTGCCAAGCCTGACCCCCACACAGCAACCTGATGCAGGCGTGACCTATGCCGCCAAGATCGACAAGGCCGAGGCGCGCGTGGATTGGTCCCAACCAGCCGAAACCGTCGACCGCCAGATCCGCGGCCTGTCGCCTTTTCCCGGTGCGTGGTGCGATGTAGCGGGTGAGCGGGTGAAGCTTCTGCGGTCCCGCCTCGGCAATGGCCAAGGCGCGCCGGGGCAGGTCTTGGATGGGTTCACCGTGGCTTGCGGTTCCGGCGCTGTGGAGATTTTAACCGCCCAGCGCGAAGGCAAGCGCCCCGCCGAGGCCCAGGATATTCTGCGCGGCTTCAGCCTGCCCGAACGCCTGTCATAA